From a region of the Methanobacterium sp. genome:
- the cdhA gene encoding CO dehydrogenase/acetyl-CoA synthase complex subunit alpha, with translation MFKTRPKKENNSVIIKGLDVDFKDIDVYLDQKQKADGAHKKNVSLNYPQLREWDLNLLSYFKPFYAPLCDMCCMCTYGKCDLSNNKKGACGINLEKQQSRIALLTACIGASTHAAHARDLTDELLEENPDMELKYSNSIDLTSPIITTLTGITPRTANELDEVMSCVEKELTNLMASAHTGQEGAHMDFESKALHAGILDHLALEIAEIAQINLYDLDKGEPDTPLLEIGMGVVDSEKPVILCIGHNIAPSSKIIDYADKIELLEDIEICGLCCTAIEQQRYSPGSKIVGSISRQLMFIRAGIPDVVVLDEQCIRADILELCAERNIPIIATSDKCSLGLPDRTRESPQKIVSEIMNGDSPGVLIRDVDQVGKVAVDLALKVKARSLLNEKSLQEEKDLKSIIHDCVECGQCERVCLAMLPITASLSEAKNGDTSLLASFYGNCVGCGKCMEACPEDIPVIDLIRMAAEEKIASEKYLIRSGRGPVQDVEIRKVGAPIVFGDIPGVIALAACSNYDKGEEEIALIAEEYLKRGYIVVAAGCAAMDIALYKDEEGKTLYEKYPGDFDKGGLLNLGPCVANAHAIGSAIKITNIFAKVPLENNFTEVADYIVNRIGVCVIAWGAMSQKAFAIATGANRWGIPAIIGPQASKYRRLYLGDDLEPRNIKDQRDQSEVMCEPAPLHLAYSAESINECMTLAAKLCIRPNDTPRGRMIKLSNYIDLYKKYYGTLPSDLHLYIRDEKEIPFKEKDEILKKLKEMNWEPRKSPQEPSICMG, from the coding sequence TTGTTTAAAACCAGACCCAAGAAAGAAAATAATTCAGTAATAATTAAAGGATTGGACGTAGATTTCAAAGATATAGATGTCTATTTAGATCAAAAACAGAAAGCAGATGGTGCACACAAAAAAAATGTAAGTTTAAATTATCCCCAACTTCGAGAATGGGATTTGAATCTGCTTTCATATTTCAAACCTTTTTATGCTCCCCTCTGTGATATGTGCTGTATGTGTACCTATGGTAAATGTGATCTATCAAACAATAAGAAAGGAGCATGTGGAATAAATCTGGAAAAGCAGCAGTCCAGGATAGCACTCCTGACAGCATGTATTGGTGCTTCAACACACGCAGCTCATGCTAGAGACTTGACAGACGAATTACTGGAAGAAAACCCGGACATGGAACTAAAATACAGTAATTCAATTGATTTAACATCACCCATCATTACCACCCTGACAGGGATAACGCCCAGAACAGCTAATGAACTGGATGAGGTCATGAGCTGTGTTGAAAAAGAACTTACCAATCTCATGGCTTCTGCCCATACTGGTCAGGAAGGTGCTCACATGGATTTTGAATCAAAAGCACTTCATGCAGGTATACTGGATCATTTAGCACTGGAAATAGCTGAAATAGCTCAAATAAATCTTTATGATCTGGATAAAGGAGAGCCAGATACTCCTCTTCTTGAAATTGGGATGGGAGTTGTAGACAGCGAAAAACCAGTTATACTATGTATAGGGCATAACATAGCTCCAAGTAGCAAAATAATAGATTATGCAGATAAAATAGAGTTATTAGAAGACATTGAGATCTGTGGACTATGCTGTACAGCAATAGAACAGCAAAGGTATTCGCCCGGTTCAAAAATAGTAGGGTCCATATCCAGACAGTTGATGTTTATAAGAGCGGGAATCCCTGATGTGGTTGTTCTTGATGAGCAATGTATACGGGCAGATATACTTGAATTATGCGCAGAAAGAAACATTCCTATCATAGCTACAAGTGACAAGTGTTCATTAGGCCTACCTGACAGAACCAGAGAAAGCCCCCAAAAAATTGTCAGTGAAATCATGAATGGGGATAGTCCAGGGGTTTTAATAAGAGATGTGGACCAGGTAGGGAAAGTAGCCGTAGATCTAGCCCTTAAAGTTAAAGCCAGATCTTTACTCAATGAAAAATCATTACAGGAAGAAAAGGACCTTAAGTCCATTATCCATGACTGCGTTGAATGTGGACAGTGCGAGAGGGTGTGTCTTGCCATGTTACCAATTACCGCTTCATTATCTGAGGCTAAAAATGGAGACACTTCTCTTTTAGCCAGTTTCTATGGGAACTGTGTTGGTTGTGGTAAATGTATGGAAGCTTGCCCTGAGGATATCCCCGTCATCGATCTGATACGTATGGCTGCAGAAGAAAAAATTGCATCTGAAAAGTATCTGATACGCTCTGGCAGAGGCCCTGTACAGGATGTTGAGATACGTAAAGTAGGCGCACCCATAGTCTTTGGAGACATACCAGGAGTCATAGCCCTGGCAGCATGCTCCAACTACGATAAGGGAGAAGAAGAAATAGCACTTATTGCAGAAGAATACCTTAAAAGAGGATACATTGTGGTAGCTGCAGGGTGTGCAGCCATGGACATAGCTTTATACAAAGACGAAGAAGGTAAAACACTTTATGAAAAATATCCGGGCGACTTTGATAAAGGAGGTCTTCTAAATTTAGGCCCCTGTGTTGCAAATGCTCATGCTATAGGCAGTGCTATTAAAATAACAAATATATTTGCCAAAGTCCCGCTTGAGAACAACTTCACCGAAGTAGCAGATTACATTGTAAATCGTATTGGGGTTTGTGTAATTGCATGGGGGGCCATGTCACAAAAAGCTTTTGCCATAGCTACCGGTGCTAACCGCTGGGGAATCCCTGCTATTATCGGGCCCCAGGCGTCAAAATACCGCAGACTATATCTTGGAGATGACCTTGAACCACGAAACATAAAAGACCAGCGAGACCAGAGTGAAGTTATGTGCGAACCAGCCCCTCTTCACCTGGCTTATTCTGCTGAAAGCATAAATGAATGCATGACTCTGGCAGCAAAACTGTGTATAAGGCCCAATGATACACCAAGAGGGAGAATGATCAAGTTATCAAACTATATAGACCTCTACAAAAAGTACTACGGTACTTTACCTTCTGATTTACATCTGTATATCAGAGACGAGAAAGAAATTCCATTTAAAGAAAAGGATGAAATCTTGAAAAAACTCAAAGAAATGAATTGGGAACCCAGAAAAAGCCCCCAGGAACCTTCAATATGTATGGGGTAA
- the cdhB gene encoding CO dehydrogenase/acetyl-CoA synthase complex subunit epsilon encodes MSAWNPALISINQARIWPPEMAALTIKQSKRPLFIMGSLLNIIPEKITEKSIKVAKKSNATVVATGGSNLALDKFEFKPDYTTGAVEIINNLKNPDWKGFDGKGNYDLVLFIGVPYYLGSQGLSTLKNFAPHIKTLTLCRFMHPNADMSYPNIPYEEWLDWLSKLIDHLDQ; translated from the coding sequence ATGTCAGCATGGAATCCAGCATTAATAAGTATTAATCAGGCCAGGATCTGGCCTCCAGAAATGGCTGCTTTGACTATAAAGCAGTCAAAAAGACCTCTTTTTATCATGGGGTCACTGTTAAATATTATACCTGAAAAAATAACTGAAAAATCCATAAAAGTTGCAAAAAAAAGTAATGCAACTGTGGTTGCAACAGGAGGATCCAATTTAGCTCTGGATAAATTTGAATTCAAACCTGATTATACCACAGGTGCCGTGGAAATAATAAACAACCTCAAAAATCCGGACTGGAAAGGTTTCGATGGTAAGGGAAACTATGATCTGGTACTGTTTATAGGTGTTCCTTATTATCTGGGCTCACAGGGACTTTCCACCTTAAAAAACTTTGCCCCCCACATAAAAACCCTTACTTTATGCCGTTTTATGCATCCAAATGCCGATATGTCTTACCCCAATATACCCTACGAAGAATGGCTGGACTGGCTTTCAAAACTAATTGATCATCTGGATCAATAG